In Chlorocebus sabaeus isolate Y175 chromosome 5, mChlSab1.0.hap1, whole genome shotgun sequence, one genomic interval encodes:
- the WDR90 gene encoding WD repeat-containing protein 90 isoform X1 yields MTAEVMAEVAPLSGSRCQAPRCVSRAGRADAKAGSSSGAMAPGSARRARVPGSGIPASRVGGRGAQGPRLGPEARVPARAGYRLPGAHPRAPGAWLPSGARTRPARLAGVGVAGEGAGSPGPTGSCLVPEARLSPAVAPARVAGPPDARRPLPAAWQHPFLNVFRHFRVDEWKRSAKQGDVAVVTDKTLKGAVYRIRGSVSAANYIQLPKNSTQSLGLTGRYLYVLFRPLPSKHFVIHLDVSTEDNQVIRVSFSNLFKEFKSTATRLQFPFVLEARTPQRALVGLVPHGARWTCLQLDLQDILLVYLNRRYGHLKSVRLCASLLVRNLYTSDLCFEPAISGAPWAKLPVTPMPREMAFPVPKGESWHDRYVHVRFPSNSLKVPSKPIDKSCSPPEAVLLGLGPQPLPCPVASGKPVQFSVSPVVQTPSPTASGQAPLAPRPFPEVSLSQERSEASNSDGPVFHSLEPWAQVKASDVPTTAAGTHVLTHESTEVPVALEDASSCKRFLPDPILRLKGVIGFGGHSTRQALWTPDGTAVVYPCHAVIVVLLVDTGEQRFFLGHTDKVSALALDGSSSLLASAQARTPSVMRLWDFQTGRCLCLFQSPVHVVCSLSFSDSGALLCGVGKDRHGRTMVVAWGTGQVGLGGEVVVLAKAHTDFDVQAFRVTFFDETRMASCGQGSVRLWRLRGGALRSCPVDLGEHHVLQFTDLAFKQAQDGCPEPSAAMLFVCSRSGHILEIDCRCMVVRHARRLLPTQTPGGPHPQKQTFSTGPGIAISSLSVSPAMCAVGSADGYLRLWPLDFSSVLLEAEHEGPVSSVCVSPDGLRVLSATSSGHLGFLDTPSRVYHMLARSHTAPVLALATEQRRGQLATVSQDRTVRIWDLATLQQLYDFTSSEEAPCTVTFHPTRSIFFCGFSSGAVRSFSLEAAEVLVEHTCHQGAITGLTATPDGRLLFSSCSRGSLAQYNCADPQWHVLRVAADMVWPDAPASPSTLAVSRDGRLLAFVGPSKHTVTLMCSASLDELLRVDISTLDLASGRLDSAMAVCFGPAALGHLLVSTSSNRVVVLDAASGRIIRELPGVHPERCSSLMLSEDARFLLMAAGRAVKVWDYTTQASPGPQVYIGHSEPVQAVTFSPDQQQVLSAGDAVFLWDILATTERQVPTLSCVCLGPPALLKPSLLLLQRPKVPWALPSLRGRAPYSPGLGTGQLEDAASRASELPQQQVPKPSQASPPRLGICARPPEGGDGTSVTKNSGAPCTTCPASHKAFTPARASRGPHSAKGTSLPPASGEWLRLKAVVGYSGNGRANMVWRPDTGFFAYTCGRLVVVEDLHSGAQQHWPGHPAEISTLALSHSAQVLASASGRSSMTAHCQIRVWDVSGGLCQHLISHRSTTVLALAFSPDDRLLVTLGDHDGRTLALWGTATYDLVSSTRLPEPVHGVAFNPWDAGELTCVGQGTVTFWLLQQRGADISLQVHREQVPETVGAGELTSLCYGAPPLLYCGTSSGQVCVWDTRAGRCFLSWEADDGGIGLLLCSSSRLVSGSSTGRLRLWVVGALSELRCEGSGARSSSVFMERELVLDGAVVSASFDDSVDMGVVGTRAGTLWFISWAEGTSTRLISGHRSKVNEVVFSPGESHCATCGEDGSVRVWALASMELVIQFQVLNQSCLCLAWSPRCCGRPEQQRLAAGYGDGSLRIFSVSRTAMELKMHPHPVALTTVTFSTDGQTVLSGDKDGLVAVSHSRTGMTFRVLSDHQGAPISTICVTRKECEDLGVEGADLWLAASGDQRVSVWASDWLQNRCELVDWLSFPMPATTETQGHLPPSLAAFCPWDGALLMYVGPGVDKEVIIYDLSQKQVVEKIPLPFFAMSLSLSPGTRLLALGFAGLHRLPGCSSRPPATRSWCGRSLAAEMQQGHGAVCHGWYLDTGLAEKSGGQWPHAGTGQDSCKSSGQSCCEFRDLKIL; encoded by the exons ATGACGGCGGAAGTGATGGCGGAAGTAGCACCGTTGTCAGGCAGCCGTTGCCAGGCGCCGCGCTGCGTGTCCCGCGCTGGGCGCGCGGACGCTAAGGCGGGAAGCTCGAGCGGCGCCATGGCCCCAGGTAGCGCGCGGCGGGCGCGGGTCCCGGGTTCCGGGATTCCGGCGTCCAGGGTCGGCGGCCGGGGCGCTCAGGGCCCCCGCCTAGGCCCCGAGGCCAGAGTCCCCGCTCGGGCAGGGTACCGCCTGCCGGGCGCCCACCCTCGGGCTCCCGGAGCTTGGCTTCCCTCGGGCGCCCGGACTCGTCCCGCCCGCCTCGCTGGCGTTGGCGTCGCCGGGGAAGGCGCGGGGAGCCCTGGCCCCACCGGCTCCTGCCTGGTCCCCGAGGCCCGGCTCAGCCCCGCAGTGGCTCCCGCTCGCGTGGCCGGGCCCCCTGACGCCCGCCGCCCGCTCCCCGCAGCGTGGCAGCACCCGTTCCTCAACGTCTTCAGACACTTCCGGGTGGACGAGTGGAAGCGCTCCGCCAAGCAGGGGGACGTGGCCGTGGTGACG GACAAGACCCTGAAGGGCGCCGTGTATCGCATTCGGGGCTCAGTCTCTGCCGCCAACTACATCCAGCTGCCTAAGAACAGCACCCAGTCCCTGGGGCTGACCGGGCGGTACCTGTATGTGCTCTTTCGGCCCCTGCCCAGCAAGCACTTCGTTATCCACTTGGATGTGTCCACCGAG GACAACCAGGTCATCCGTGTGTCTTTCTCCAACCTCTTCAAGGAATTTAAATCTACGGCCACCCGGCTCCAGTTTCCCTTCGTCCTGGAGGCCAGGACACCCCAGAGAG CTCTGGTGGGTTTGGTCCCCCATGGAGCCCGCTGGACCTGCCTGCAGCTCGACCTGCAGGACATTCTCCTGGTTTACCTGAACCGTCGCTACGGCCATCTCAAGAGCGTCAGGCTGTGCGCCAGCCTGCTGGTCAGGAACCTTTACACCAGCGACCTGTGCTTTGAGCCTG CCATCTCTGGGGCCCCGTGGGCAAAGCTGCCCGTCACTCCTATGCCTCGGGAAATGGCTTTCCCTGTGCCCAAGGGAGAGAGTTGGCATGACCGCTACGTCCATGTCCG GTTTCCAAGCAACAGCTTGAAAGTGCCTTCCAAGCCGATTGACAAGAGCTGTTCACCTCCTGAGGCAG TCCTCCTGGGGCTGGGGCCACAGCCTCTCCCTTGCCCGGTGGCCTCCGGCAAACCTGTGCAATTCAGTGTGTCTCCAGTGGTCCAGACACCCAGCCCCACAGCC TCCGGCCAGGCCCCCTTGGCACCCAGGCCCTTCCCAGAGGTCAGCCTGTCCCAAGAGCGCTCAGAGGCCTCCAACTCGGATGGCCCCGTTTTCCATAGCCTTGAGCCCTGGGCCCAGGTGAAGGCCTCTGACGTCCCCACGACTGCTGCCGGCACCCACGTGTTGACTCACGAGTCGACTGAGGTGCCTGTGGCCCTTGAGGACGCCAGCTCCTGCAAG CGCTTCCTCCCGGACCCTATCCTGAGGCTCAAGGGCGTCATCGGCTTTGGGGGCCACAGCACCAGACAG gccctgtggacCCCGGACGGGACAGCTGTTGTATACCCCTGCCATGCGGTCATCGTCGTCCTGCTCGTGGACACGGGGGAGCAGCGCTTCTTCCTCGGCCACACAGACAAG GTATCCGCCCTGGCGCTGGATGGCAGCAGCTCACTATTGGCCTCGGCCCAGGCAAGGACCCCCAGTGTGATGCGGCTCTGGGACTTCCAGACCGGGCGGTGCCTGTGCCTGTTCCAGAGCCCAGTGCATGTCGTCTGCTCCCTCAG CTTCTCTGACAGTGGGGCCCTTCTCTGCGGGGTTGGCAAGGACCGCCACGGGAGGACG ATGGTGGTGGCCTGGGGCACTGGCCAGGTGGGCCTCGGTGGCGAGGTGGTCGTTCTGGCAAAGGCGCACACTGACTTTGACGTCCAGGCCTTCCGGGTCACCTTTTTTGATGAAACCAG GATGGCATCGTGTGGGCAGGGCAGCGTGCGGCTCTGGCGGCTGCGTGGCGGGGCGCTGCGTTCCTGCCCCGTGGACCTGGGGGAGCACCACGTGCTGCAGTTCACCGACCTCGCCTTCAAGCAGGCCCAGGACGGCTGCCCGGAACCCTCGGCTGCCATGCT CTTCGTGTGCAGCCGCAGCGGCCACATCTTGGAGATCGACTGTCGGTGCATGGTCGTGCGGCATGCCCGCCGCCTGCTCCCCACACAGACTCCGGGCGGCCCCCACCCGCAGAAACAGACCTTCAGCACAG GCCCCGGCATTGCCATCAGCAGCCTCAGTGTCTCCCCGGCCATGTGTGCTGTGGGTTCTGCGGACGGCTACTTGCGGCTCTGGCCCCTGGACTTTTCCTCGGTGCTCCTGGAGGCAG AGCACGAGGGCCCCGTCAGCTCAGTCTGTGTCAGCCCCGACGGCCTCCGTGTGCTGTCCGCCACCTCCTCGGGCCACCTGGGCTTCCTGGACACGCCGTCCCGGGTGTACCACATGCTGGCTCGCTCCCACACCGCCCCAGTGCTGGCCCTCGCCACGGAGCAGAGGCGGGGACAGCTGGCCACCGTGTCCCAGGACCGCACCGTCCGCATCTGGGACCTGGCCACCCTGCAGCAG CTGTACGACTTCACATCATCAGAGGAGGCCCCCTGCACCGTCACCTTCCACCCCACAAGGTCGATCTTCTTCTGCGGCTTTAGCAGTGGGGCCGTGCGCTCCTTCAGCCTGGAGGCCGCTGAGGTCCTGGTGGAACACAC GTGCCACCAAGGAGCCATCACCGGCCTGACCGCCACCCCTGACGGCCGCCTGCTCTTCAGCTCCTGCTCCCGGGGCTCCCTGGCCCAGTACAACTGTGCGGACCCCCAGTGGCATGTCCTCCGAGTGGCAG CGGACATGGTATGGCCGGATGCCCCTGCGAGCCCCAGCACTCTGGCAGTCAGCAGGGATGGCCGCCTGCTGGCCTTCGTGGGACCCTCCAAGCACACAGTGACACTTATGTGCTCGGCCTCCCTGGACGAG CTGCTGCGAGTCGACATCAGCACTCTGGACCTGGCCAGCGGCCGCCTGGACTCAGCCATGGCTGTGTGCTTTGGCCCTGCAGCCCTGGGCCACCTGCTGGTGTCCACCTCATCCAACAGAGTCGTGGTGCTGGATGCTGCGTCAGGCCGCATCATCCGGGAG CTGCCCGGTGTCCACCCTGAGCGCTGCTCCTCCTTGATGCTCAGTGAGGATGCCCGCTTCCTGCTGATGGCCGCTGGCCGGGCGGTCAAGGTGTGGGACTACACGACACAGGCCAGCCCAGGCCCCCAG GTGTACATCGGCCACTCGGAGCCTGTGCAGGCTGTGACCTTCTCTCCTGACCAGCAGCAGGTCCTCAGCGCAGGGGACGCCGTCTTCCTCTGGGATATCCTGGCCACTACTGAGAGGCAAGTGCCTACTCTCAGCTGTGTCTGCTTAGGCCCCCCGGCCCTCCTGAAaccctctctcctccttctccagcGACCAAAGGTTCCCTGGGCCCTCCCCAGCCTGCGAGGCAG GGCTCCTTATTCCCCAGGCCTGGGCACAGGACAGCTAGAGGATGCTGCGTCCAGGGCCAGTGAGCTCCCCCAGCAGCAGGTCCCCAAGCCATCTCAGGCATCTCCACCACGGCTGGGCATTTGTGCCAGGCCTCCCGAAGGTGGCGATG GCACCAGTGTCACCAAGAATTCAGGGGCCCCATGCACCACCTGCCCAGCTTCCCACAAGGCCTTCACACCTGCCAGGGCCAGCCGCGGCCCCCACTCTGCCAAG GGCACTTCCCTGCCTCCCGCCAGCGGTGAGTGGCTGCGTCTGAAGGCTGTCGTTGGCTACAGCGGGAATGGGCGGGCCAACATGGTCTGGAGGCCGGACACAG GCTTCTTTGCCTACACGTGCGGCCGCCTGGTGGTGGTGGAAGACCTGCACTCTGGCGCCCAGCAGCACTGGCCCGGCCACCCTGCGGAGATCTCCACGCTGGCCCTCAGCCACAGTGCCCAG GTCTTGGCCTCTGCCTCGGGCCGTAGCAGCATGACTGCCCATTGTCAGATCCGCGTCTGGGACGTGTCTGGTGGCCTCTGCCAGCATCTCATTTCCCACCGTAGCACCACTGtgctggccctggccttctcacCAGATGACAGGCTTCTCGTCACATTGG GGGACCACGACGGCCGCACCCTCGCCCTGTGGGGCACGGCCACCTATGACCTTGTGTCCTCCACCCGCCTCCCGGAGCCGGTTCATGGCGTGGCCTTCAACCCCTGGGACGCCGGCGAGCTCACCTGTGTGGGCCAGGGCACTGTCACCTTCTGGCTCCTGCAGCAACGCGGGGCAGACATCAGCCTTCAG GTGCATCGAGAGCAAGTCCCAGAGACAGTGGGGGCTGGAGAGCTGACCTCGCTCTGCTACGGGGCACCTCCCCTGCTTTATTGTGGCACCAGCTCCGGCCAGGTCTGTGTCTGGGACACACGTGCTGGCCGCTGCTTCCTGTCCTGGGAGGCAGACGACGGTGGCATTG GGCTGTTGCTGTGTTCGAGCTCTCGACTGGTCAGCGGCAGCAGCACAGGGCGGCTTCGCCTGTGGGTTGTGGGGGCTCTGTCGGAGCTGAGGTGTGAGGGCTCAGGCGCCAG GTCCAGTTCTGTGTTCATGGAACGCGAGCTGGTGCTGGACGGGGCTGTGGTGAGCGCCAGCTTCGATGACAGCGTGGACATGGGCGTCGTGGGCACCAGAGCAGGCACGCTCTGGTTCATCAGCTGGGCCGAGGGCACTAGCACACGTCTCATCAGTGGCCACAGGAGCAAG GTGAACGAGGTGGTCTTCAGCCCCGGGGAGTCCCACTGTGCCACGTGCGGTGAGGACGGGAGTGTGCGGGTGTGGGCCTTGGCCAGCATGGAGCTTGTGATCCAGTTCCAGGTGCTGAACCAG AGTTGCCTCTGCCTCGCATGGAGCCCCCGGTGCTGTGGCCGCCCTGAGCAGCAGCGGCTAGCGGCAGGCTATGGCGACGGCTCCCTGCGCATCTTCAGCGTCTCCCGCACAGCCATGGAGCTCAAGATGCATCCCCACCCGGTGGCGCTGACCACTGTTACCTTCTCCACCGATG GTCAGACTGTCCTCTCTGGAGACAAGGATGGGCTCGTGGCTGTGAGCCACTCCCGCACAGGGATGACCTTCCGTGTGCTGAGTGACCACCAGGGCGCCCCGATCTCAACCATCTGTGTCACACGCAAAGAG TGTGAAGACTTAGGGGTGGAGGGCGCAGACCTATGGCTGGCTGCCAGTGGGGACCAGCGGGTCAGTGTCTGGGCCTCCGACTGGCTGCAGAACCGCTGTGAGCTTGTGGACTGGTTGAGTTTCCCAATGCCTGCCACCACGGAG ACTCAGGGCCACCTGCCGCCCTCCCTCGCTGCCTTCTGCCCCTGGGATGGGGCGCTGCTGATGTACGTGGGCCCTGGCGTTGACAAGGAGGTGATCATCTACGACCTCTCCCAGAAGCAG GTGGTGGAGAAGATACCACTGCCCTTTTTTGCCATGTCCCTGAGCCTGTCCCCGGGGACCCGCCTCCTGGCTCTTGGCTTTGCTG GTTTACACCGTCTGCCAGGCTGCTCTTCACGGCCGCCTGCAACGAGATCCTGGTGTGGGAGGTCTCTGGCCGCTGAGATGCAGCAGGGACATGGTGCTGTGTGTCACGGCTGGTACCTGGACACAGGCTTGGCAGAGAAGTCAGGTGGTCAGTGGCCTCATGCTGGGACAGGCCAGGATTCATGTAAATCGTCTGGACAAAGCTGTTGTGAATTTCGCGATCTGAAAATACTTTAA